From the Brevibacillus choshinensis genome, one window contains:
- a CDS encoding GNAT family N-acetyltransferase — protein MDFPFVKTARLHLVKIEEKHAPSLFEILSKEEVTKYYGMDPLTDVNHAMKLVESFQNIYESERGIRWGIECKETGAFVGTVGLNNLSMRSKRAEIGYEIHPHFWNQGITSEAVREVLRYAFEDLDLLRMGAITFLQNEASIHLLKKAGFSLEGTLRSYLYQNQQSHDALIFSLLKTEWLVKRK, from the coding sequence GTGGATTTTCCATTCGTAAAAACAGCAAGACTTCACCTTGTGAAAATAGAAGAAAAGCATGCGCCTTCCCTTTTCGAGATTTTATCAAAAGAGGAAGTCACGAAGTATTACGGAATGGACCCTCTTACTGACGTGAACCATGCGATGAAACTCGTGGAATCTTTTCAGAACATCTATGAGAGCGAGCGTGGCATCAGATGGGGGATCGAATGCAAAGAGACGGGTGCATTTGTGGGGACAGTGGGTCTGAACAATCTAAGTATGAGGAGTAAAAGGGCAGAGATCGGCTACGAGATCCATCCTCATTTTTGGAATCAAGGGATCACGTCTGAAGCTGTAAGAGAGGTTCTTCGCTATGCCTTCGAGGATTTAGATCTGCTGCGAATGGGAGCAATAACGTTTCTTCAAAATGAAGCCTCCATTCATTTATTAAAAAAGGCAGGCTTCTCTCTAGAAGGTACACTCAGAAGTTATCTTTACCAAAATCAGCAGTCGCATGATGCACTCATCTTTTCTTTGCTGAAAACAGAATGGCTAGTGAAACGGAAATAA
- a CDS encoding YebC/PmpR family DNA-binding transcriptional regulator: MGRKWNNIKEKKASKDASTSRVYAKFGKEIYVAAKQGEPDPESNRALKVVLERAKTYSVPKAIIDRAIEKAKGGSDEIFDELRYEGFGPNGSMIIVDALTNNVNRTAPEVRAAFNKNGGNMGVTGSVAYMFDATAVIGLEGKTADEVLEILMEADVDVRDIIEEDNSVIVYAEPEQFHAVQEAFKRVGITEFTVAELSMLAQNEITLPEDAVAQFEKLIDALEDLDDVQQVYHNVDLGE, from the coding sequence ATGGGTCGTAAGTGGAATAATATTAAAGAAAAAAAGGCGTCAAAAGACGCAAGCACTAGCCGTGTATATGCAAAGTTCGGTAAAGAGATTTATGTGGCTGCGAAGCAAGGCGAGCCAGATCCAGAATCTAACCGTGCACTGAAAGTCGTTCTCGAGCGTGCAAAAACATACAGTGTTCCGAAAGCAATTATTGACCGGGCGATTGAAAAAGCAAAAGGCGGTTCGGATGAGATCTTTGATGAGCTGCGTTATGAAGGCTTCGGACCAAATGGCTCCATGATCATCGTAGATGCGCTGACGAACAACGTAAACCGGACTGCACCTGAAGTCCGCGCTGCATTCAACAAAAATGGCGGAAACATGGGCGTAACGGGATCTGTAGCCTACATGTTCGATGCCACGGCAGTTATCGGGCTGGAAGGAAAAACAGCTGATGAGGTTCTGGAGATCCTGATGGAAGCGGACGTAGATGTGCGAGATATTATCGAAGAAGATAATTCCGTTATCGTATACGCTGAGCCAGAACAATTCCATGCAGTACAAGAAGCATTCAAAAGAGTGGGCATTACCGAGTTCACGGTAGCAGAATTGTCCATGCTGGCTCAAAACGAGATCACGTTGCCAGAAGATGCAGTAGCCCAATTTGAAAAGCTTATCGATGCCTTGGAAGATTTGGATGACGTTCAGCAAGTGTATCACAACGTCGATTTAGGCGAGTAA
- a CDS encoding NUDIX hydrolase, producing the protein MTFVAFLDKNSGNYVIQKSGYEYVNNIQWESVCNILVEASGKWGIPEGFERGLSDFKISNEVIVTAGVYVMVNGRFPFQIGPNRAGTALGIVRLGGHREGEETGWQCALREAFEEATLQITAVKPPATYWYETASSDTPSVFTEEWPEDEIKPILVGRHLNRNHMTPIYLAVSRDTPVPANETKGLLLLSPSEISRVITKGMTLKQYVQAGGKAIIHEELPMNGRLEPFPHLKLLHWVLKQHPDLVK; encoded by the coding sequence GTGACTTTCGTAGCTTTTCTGGATAAGAATTCAGGCAATTACGTCATACAAAAAAGTGGTTACGAATATGTAAACAATATTCAATGGGAATCCGTGTGTAACATCCTAGTAGAAGCATCAGGAAAATGGGGTATTCCTGAAGGCTTCGAGAGAGGACTGAGCGACTTCAAGATATCGAATGAAGTGATTGTAACAGCGGGCGTGTATGTCATGGTGAATGGCCGATTCCCGTTTCAAATTGGACCCAATCGAGCGGGGACGGCTCTGGGGATTGTCCGACTCGGTGGACATCGCGAAGGGGAAGAGACGGGGTGGCAATGTGCCTTGAGAGAAGCATTCGAGGAGGCAACGCTCCAAATCACAGCGGTCAAGCCACCAGCTACATACTGGTATGAAACGGCATCCTCGGACACGCCATCAGTGTTCACAGAGGAATGGCCAGAAGACGAGATCAAACCTATCCTCGTGGGGAGACATTTGAATCGGAATCACATGACGCCGATTTATTTGGCTGTTTCTCGAGATACCCCCGTACCTGCAAATGAGACGAAAGGTCTGTTACTGCTGTCTCCGTCGGAAATATCTAGAGTCATTACAAAAGGAATGACTCTGAAGCAATATGTGCAGGCAGGCGGAAAAGCAATTATTCACGAAGAGCTTCCGATGAATGGAAGACTGGAACCTTTTCCACACCTCAAGCTTCTCCATTGGGTGTTAAAGCAGCACCCAGATCTCGTAAAATAA
- a CDS encoding SOS response-associated peptidase, protein MCGRFTLVIAPETMVRRFQVDMQNLEYRMRYNIAPGQQVLAIIAEKGKRRIGELRWGLIPSWAKDEKSAFQLINARAESLQEKPSFQKLLVRKRCMIPADSFFEWKMTEQGKQPMRIMRRDEQPFAFAGLFDTWLQPDGQKVHTCTIITTSPNELVAPIHQRMPVILREEDESLWLDREFQDLERLQSLLVPYEAEWMRAYPVTKAVGNVKNDDSECIREVMLG, encoded by the coding sequence ATGTGCGGAAGGTTTACGTTGGTGATTGCTCCAGAAACAATGGTTAGGCGATTTCAGGTGGACATGCAAAATCTAGAGTATCGAATGCGCTATAATATTGCGCCAGGACAACAGGTGCTCGCGATTATAGCGGAAAAGGGCAAGCGTAGAATCGGGGAACTACGGTGGGGGCTGATTCCATCGTGGGCGAAGGATGAGAAATCAGCTTTTCAACTGATTAATGCGAGAGCAGAGAGCCTACAGGAAAAGCCATCTTTTCAGAAGTTACTGGTGCGAAAACGCTGCATGATCCCCGCAGACAGTTTTTTTGAATGGAAGATGACAGAGCAGGGGAAACAACCGATGCGAATCATGCGAAGAGATGAGCAGCCTTTTGCTTTTGCTGGATTATTTGATACGTGGCTTCAGCCAGATGGACAAAAAGTACATACCTGTACCATCATTACGACGAGTCCCAATGAACTCGTTGCACCGATTCATCAAAGAATGCCTGTGATTCTGCGTGAAGAGGACGAGTCTCTATGGCTTGATCGAGAGTTCCAAGACCTTGAGCGACTGCAGTCTTTGCTCGTACCGTACGAGGCTGAATGGATGCGTGCCTATCCAGTCACGAAGGCAGTAGGTAATGTGAAGAATGATGACTCGGAGTGCATTCGTGAAGTCATGCTAGGTTGA
- a CDS encoding alpha/beta fold hydrolase, protein MGQTGFINCNGANLYYEIAGAGETIVFLHGAPLDSRMWESQMKTLSSNYQVVRCDMRGMGQSHDPGTPFTLYDDIHALLKQLQISRASFVGASFGSYVGIEFALAHPEMVESLVLICPGGFAPPSQDRLLGFQKFQEQMDKGNLDEALEINLHHYLDGPDQERGRVQLNRQWLKDIYRDIFQQSRTMTTPKGLEPDPRSRLEDVSVPTLVISGELDYPDFLQAAESIVSKVSDAQQLFCKNSAHFPSIDSPDEVNEMITSFLNKTVHCAVELAFHCGERLLSVRSLFISVSLAILFSAKKR, encoded by the coding sequence ATGGGACAAACAGGATTTATCAATTGTAACGGCGCAAATCTGTATTACGAAATCGCTGGAGCAGGAGAAACAATCGTCTTTTTGCATGGTGCTCCCTTGGATAGTCGGATGTGGGAGTCACAGATGAAGACTTTGTCGAGTAACTACCAAGTCGTACGATGTGATATGAGGGGAATGGGACAATCCCATGATCCCGGTACACCCTTTACGCTGTATGATGACATCCACGCCTTGCTAAAACAATTACAGATCAGCCGTGCCTCTTTCGTTGGCGCTTCGTTTGGAAGCTATGTAGGAATCGAATTCGCCCTGGCTCACCCTGAAATGGTCGAAAGCCTAGTTCTCATTTGCCCAGGTGGTTTCGCTCCCCCATCCCAAGATCGTCTGTTAGGTTTTCAGAAATTTCAGGAGCAAATGGACAAAGGCAATCTAGACGAAGCCCTGGAAATCAATCTGCACCACTACCTAGATGGTCCCGATCAGGAAAGAGGTCGAGTCCAACTCAATCGCCAGTGGCTCAAAGACATATATCGAGATATCTTCCAGCAATCACGTACAATGACTACACCCAAAGGGCTCGAACCGGATCCGAGAAGTCGCCTCGAGGACGTCTCTGTTCCTACTCTTGTCATATCGGGAGAGCTCGATTATCCTGATTTTCTACAAGCAGCTGAATCCATCGTGAGTAAAGTCTCTGACGCTCAGCAGTTGTTCTGCAAAAACTCTGCGCACTTCCCAAGCATCGATAGTCCTGACGAAGTCAATGAAATGATCACTAGCTTTTTGAATAAAACCGTCCATTGTGCAGTAGAGCTTGCATTCCATTGCGGGGAACGACTTTTATCGGTTCGTTCCCTGTTTATTTCCGTTTCACTAGCCATTCTGTTTTCAGCAAAGAAAAGATGA
- a CDS encoding bile acid:sodium symporter family protein translates to MDKLAKLNKALEKIMPILTPSSVAIGVMAGSHLQPFAFLSPWIFAFITFAGSLGSGFGEFARVLARPLPLLVNLLILHAFMPLVAWGAALLFYPDDIHVVTGLILAAVIPTGISSFLWTSIYMGNVALTLSIILIDTMLSPFVVPFGMALFLGAKVEMDAAAMMQGMFFMIVLPSLFGMALNQYSRGNVKKTLAPKLAPFSKIGMGVVVAINSSIVAPYLTNMDRKIVGLAVLVLFLAIIGYVFGWFVSRLFGWKRDVIVALTFNSGMRNISAGAVMAISYFPAPVALPVVLGMLFQQILASTFGKFLSIVEKEPTKQGQIVPSEKVG, encoded by the coding sequence ATGGATAAACTAGCAAAGCTAAACAAGGCACTGGAAAAAATCATGCCCATCCTCACGCCGAGCAGTGTAGCGATCGGAGTTATGGCAGGGAGTCATCTACAGCCATTTGCCTTTCTCTCCCCTTGGATATTTGCCTTCATTACTTTCGCAGGTAGTCTTGGCTCTGGATTCGGTGAGTTCGCCAGGGTGCTTGCGAGACCTCTACCACTCCTCGTTAATTTGCTCATTTTACACGCTTTCATGCCTCTAGTTGCTTGGGGGGCGGCTTTGTTGTTTTACCCGGATGACATCCATGTCGTGACTGGACTCATTTTGGCTGCCGTCATCCCGACAGGCATATCGAGTTTTTTGTGGACATCTATTTACATGGGAAATGTCGCATTGACTCTTTCCATTATCTTAATTGACACCATGCTTTCACCATTTGTCGTACCTTTTGGGATGGCGTTGTTTCTCGGGGCAAAGGTTGAGATGGACGCGGCAGCCATGATGCAAGGGATGTTCTTCATGATTGTACTTCCATCGTTGTTTGGAATGGCGCTGAATCAGTATTCGCGTGGAAATGTAAAAAAGACGCTCGCACCAAAACTCGCTCCCTTTTCCAAAATAGGAATGGGAGTTGTGGTTGCCATCAATAGTTCGATCGTAGCGCCTTATTTAACAAACATGGACAGAAAAATAGTTGGCTTGGCTGTCTTGGTATTGTTTTTAGCCATTATTGGTTATGTATTCGGGTGGTTCGTCTCCAGACTTTTTGGTTGGAAGCGCGATGTCATTGTGGCGCTGACCTTCAATAGTGGTATGCGAAACATTAGTGCAGGTGCAGTTATGGCGATTTCATACTTTCCAGCACCGGTAGCTCTTCCTGTTGTTCTGGGAATGCTCTTTCAACAAATCTTGGCGTCTACGTTTGGGAAGTTTTTGTCTATCGTAGAAAAGGAGCCAACGAAACAAGGGCAGATCGTCCCTAGTGAAAAAGTAGGGTAA
- a CDS encoding aromatic acid exporter family protein: MKMNFKMIVICIYIMLIYWLSLQFPYLDTLFFPTVGAFSFLFVSRALRFSEISKITLGAFISSAMGTLFFFIYPSPISLFVNVLITMWLVTTCKWNAPPIVAVSLIPFFSHSSNHWFIPLSVCGVLLGLMLVLFIAERVERKWADYFAFPLRNKVMRDSEKIAG; encoded by the coding sequence TTGAAAATGAATTTTAAAATGATCGTGATTTGCATCTATATCATGCTAATTTATTGGCTTTCCTTGCAATTTCCTTACCTAGATACGTTATTTTTCCCTACGGTTGGGGCATTCAGTTTTCTCTTTGTCTCGCGAGCCCTGCGGTTTTCGGAAATTAGTAAAATTACATTGGGTGCGTTTATTTCCTCGGCGATGGGCACCCTGTTCTTTTTCATTTATCCGAGTCCCATTTCGTTATTCGTCAATGTACTCATTACGATGTGGCTGGTCACTACCTGTAAGTGGAATGCGCCACCTATTGTGGCTGTCTCGCTTATACCGTTCTTCTCACATTCTAGCAATCATTGGTTTATTCCCTTGTCGGTGTGTGGTGTCTTGCTTGGTTTAATGCTGGTTTTATTTATTGCTGAACGTGTGGAAAGAAAATGGGCAGATTATTTTGCGTTTCCTCTGAGAAACAAGGTTATGCGGGATTCTGAAAAAATAGCAGGCTAA
- a CDS encoding HsmA family protein, giving the protein MLAMAVIFINLALVSYTIGVWMEKRAGELKATHLAYFTFGLVFDMVGTSFMKLLATSPGLNLHGITGLSALILMFLHTAWACVVLMKKKENQIKQFHRFSLIVWTIWLIPYGIGVALSFIN; this is encoded by the coding sequence ATGTTAGCGATGGCTGTGATCTTTATCAACCTAGCGCTTGTTTCTTATACAATCGGGGTCTGGATGGAAAAACGGGCTGGTGAACTGAAAGCAACGCACCTGGCATATTTCACTTTCGGGCTGGTCTTTGATATGGTAGGCACTTCCTTTATGAAACTGCTGGCCACGAGTCCCGGGCTCAATCTTCACGGAATTACCGGACTGTCTGCGCTCATTCTCATGTTTTTACACACGGCCTGGGCTTGTGTGGTCTTGATGAAAAAGAAAGAGAACCAAATCAAGCAATTTCACCGCTTCAGTCTGATTGTCTGGACGATTTGGCTCATTCCTTATGGGATTGGGGTTGCGCTCAGCTTCATCAACTAA